One genomic segment of Brassica napus cultivar Da-Ae chromosome A3, Da-Ae, whole genome shotgun sequence includes these proteins:
- the LOC106438405 gene encoding UDP-glycosyltransferase 76D1-like has product MEEIRQKRVLMIPAPFEGHLPSMMNLASFLCSKGFAITIVRTQYNFYDISADFPGINFFTIDDGLSESDMSSLGLLDFILELNSLCEPLLKKFLTLKDDFDFIIHDEFVYFPRQVAQDLNLPKMVFSASSAATSISRCMLMENQDKWLHHGEEARSKLEELVPKFHPFRYKDLPVTAYGSMERLMLLYHNVSKRDTSSGIIHNSSSCLENVFTSAAEDTWGVQVYPVGPLHMTDSAVTCPSLFEEERNCLEWLDKQETNSVIYISMGSLAMTQKEEFVEMAMGLIQSNQPFLWVIRPGSITGQNSVDSLPEQFSQALTHGDRAFVVSWAPQKEVLRHRAVGGFWNHCGWNSSLESISSGVPMICRPYSGDQRVNTRLMTHVWQTAFEVEGELDREIVETAVRKLIVGDEGKEMRRRANELKKQVEDSVRIGGSSYSALMSLVDSIMSS; this is encoded by the exons atGGAGGAGATTCGTCAGAAAAGAGTGCTGATGATTCCTGCACCATTCGAAGGTCATTTACCTTCGATGATGAACTTAGCCTCATTCCTATGTTCCAAAGGCTTTGCCATAACTATAGTTCGAACCCAATACAATTTCTACGATATCTCCGCTGACTTCCCGGGTATCAACTTCTTCACCATCGACGATGGCTTGTCTGAATCCGACATGTCGTCTCTGGGGCTCCTTGACTTTATTCTGGAACTTAACTCTCTCTGTGAACCCCTCTTGAAAAAATTTCTAACACTCAAGGATGATTTTGACTTTATTATTCATGATGAATTCGTCTACTTCCCTCGACAAGTTGCACAAGATCTGAATCTGCCCAAGATGGTCTTTAGTGCTTCTTCAGCTGCCACTTCGATCAGTCGATGTATGCTTATGGAGAACCAAGACAAATGGTTACACCATGGGGAAG AAGCAAGATCTAAACTTGAAGAATTGGTGCCGAAGTTTCATCCCTTTCGATACAAAGATCTACCTGTGACAGCTTATGGATCTATGGAGAGACTGATGTTACTTTACCACAACGTAAGCAAGAGAGACACATCTTCTGGTATAATACACAACTCTTCCAGTTGTTTAGAGAACGTATTCACATCAGCTGCAGAAGACACCTGGGGCGTTCAGGTATATCCGGTTGGTCCACTCCATATGACTGATTCCGCAGTCACATGTCCAAGTTTGTTTGAGGAAGAAAGAAATTGTCTTGAATGGCTTGACAAGCAAGAAACAAATTCCGTGATCTACATAAGCATGGGAAGTTTGGCAATGACGCAAAAGGAAGAGTTTGTGGAGATGGCCATGGGATTGATTCAGAGTAACCAGCCTTTCTTATGGGTGATCCGACCAGGTTCCATAACGGGGCAAAACTCCGTAGACTCGTTACCGGAACAGTTCAGCCAAGCGCTGACCCATGGCGACAGAGCTTTTGTAGTGAGTTGGGCCCCACAGAAGGAGGTGTTACGGCATAGAGCGGTGGGAGGGTTTTGGAACCATTGTGGATGGAACTCAAGCTTGGAGAGCATAAGCAGTGGCGTGCCAATGATCTGCAGGCCTTACTCAGGGGACCAGAGGGTAAATACTAGACTTATGACACATGTTTGGCAAACTGCATTTGAGGTCGAAGGTGAACTGGACAGAGAAATCGTAGAGACGGCTGTGAGGAAGCTTATTGTGGGTGATGAAGGTAAAGAGATGAGGAGGAGAGCTAATGAATTGAAAAAGCAGGTTGAAGACTCTGTAAGAATAGGAGGCTCGTCTTACAGTGCTTTAATGAGTTTGGTCGATTCGATAATGTCATCATAA
- the LOC106438403 gene encoding nucleobase-ascorbate transporter 3, whose translation MVETGHHHQHPPAPAAAGPPPVSSMAISTKPTWSPAEQLHHLQYCIHSNPSWHETVVLAFQHYIVMLGTTVLIANTLVTPMGGDAEDKARVIQTILFMSGINTLLQTLIGTRLPTVMGVSFAYVLPVLSIIRDYNDGQFQTEKQRFRHTMRTVQGSLIISSFVNIIIGYGQAWGNLIRIFSPIIVVPVVTLTGLGLFVRGFPLLANCVEIGLPMLILLILSQQYLRLLLRNIQMILERYALLVCLALIWAFAAILTVSGAYNNVSVATKLSCRTDRSFLMSAAPWISIPYPFQWGTPIFRASHVFGMFGAAIVASAESTGVFFAASRLAGATAPPAHVVSRSVGLQGVGVLLEGIFGSITGNTASVENVGLLGLTRIGSRRVVQVSTGFMIFFAIFGKFGAFFASIPLPIFAGVYCILLGIVAAVGISFIQFTDNNSMRNMYVVGVSLFLSLSIAQYFISNTTRAGYGPVRTAGGWFNDILNTIFASAPFVAIIVATVLDNTLEARHAINDRGIAWWKPFQHRNGDGRNEEFYSFPLRVGEYLPTRFH comes from the exons ATGGTAGAAACAGGTCACCATCATCAACATCCACCGGCACCGGCTGCAGCCGGTCCTCCGCCGGTTTCATCTATGGCGATTTCAACAAAACCCACTTGGTCTCCGGCGGAGCAACTCCACCATCTTCAGTACTGCATCCACTCTAACCCTTCTTGGC ATGAGACGGTTGTACTTGCTTTCCAGCATTACATCGTGATGCTCGGGACTACTGTTTTGATTGCCAACACACTTGTCACCCCAATGGGTGGAGATGCt GAAGATAAAGCGCGGGTAATACAGACAATATTGTTTATGTCGGGAATAAACACCCTGCTACAAACCCTTATAGGAACAAGGCTTCCCACGGTTATGGGAGTTTCATTCGCGTATGTTCTCCCTGTGTTGTCTATCATCAGAGATTACAACGATGGTCAGTTCCAAACCGAGAAGCAG AGGTTCCGGCATACAATGAGAACAGTACAAGGATCTCTAATCATTTCTTCATTCGTCAACATCATAATTGGATACGGTCAAGCGTGGGGGAACTTGATAAG AATCTTTAGTCCCATTATTGTTGTGCCGGTGGTTACTCTTACGGGCCTTGGACTGTTCGTTAGAGGCTTCCCATTG CTTGCAAACTGTGTGGAGATTGGTCTACCAATGCTgattctgctgatcctctcacaaCAA TATCTTAGACTTCTtctccgaaatatccaaatgaTACTTGAAAGATACGCTTTACTAGTTTGCTTGGCACTCATCTGGGCTTTTGCTGCTATCCTTACTGTTTCTGGCGCATATAACAACGTCTCCGTTGCAACAAAACTAAGTTGCCGCACAGATCGCTCCTTTCTTATGTCCGCTGCTCCTTG GATTAGCATCCCGTACCCGTTCCAGTGGGGGACTCCGATATTCAGAGCGAGTCATGTGTTTGGAATGTTCGGTGCTGCTATTGTCGCATCTGCAGAG TCTACTGGAGTATTTTTTGCTGCATCTAGACTAGCTGGAGCAACAGCACCTCCCGCACATGTCGTCTCTCGCAGTGTCGGACTGCAG GGTGTTGGTGTACTCCTTGAAGGAATATTTGGTTCCATTACTGGCAATACTGCATCAGT CGAAAATGTGGGTCTCCTTGGACTCACACGAATAGGAAGTAGAAGAGTGGTGCAGGTATCAACAGGTTTCATGATATTTTTCGCCATATTTG GAAAATTTGGTGCCTTCTTCGCTTCTATCCCGCTTCCCATCTTTGCCGGCGTTTACTGTATACTACTTGGAATTGTTG CGGCTGTGGGTATATCCTTTATACAGTTCACGGACAACAATTCAATGAGAAACATGTACGTTGTTGGTGTCTCTCTCTTTTTAAGTCTTTCCATCGCTCAGTACTTCATTTCCAACACTACAAGAGCAGGATATGGACCTGTTAGAACAGCTGGCGGATGG TTCAACGATATACTTAACACGATCTTTGCTTCGGCTCCCTTTGTTGCGATCATTGTGGCGACAGTACTAGATAACACGTTGGAAGCAAGGCATGCCATCAATGACAGAGGAATCGCGTGGTGGAAGCCGTTTCAACACAGGAACGGAGATGGCAGGAACGAAGAATTCTACAGTTTTCCTCTTAGAGTTGGCGAGTACTTACCAACACGATTCCATTGA